A genomic window from Pygocentrus nattereri isolate fPygNat1 chromosome 22, fPygNat1.pri, whole genome shotgun sequence includes:
- the pi4k2b gene encoding phosphatidylinositol 4-kinase type 2-beta: protein MAEAAAGLAALRPGGAARVEAAEESDAALLEPELCGEEALLLLPEQDAPSPRRERWSRRGGRSSSSDRETLASPGNSSGDFNHFPEDPVFGEIVQRAEQAIESGVFPERISQGSSGSYFVKDPKGKIIAVFKPKSEEPYGHLNPKWTKYFHKVCCPCCFGRGCLVPNQGYLSEAAASLVDQKLSLEIVPKTKVVSLASETFHYNAIDRAKSRGKKYALEKVPKVGRRFHRVGLPPKVGSFQLFVEGYQEADYWLRKFEAEPLPENMRKQLQSQFERLVVLDYVIRNTDRGNDNWLIKYEKAGDEAPSEKGSEWSEPKDCAIQIAAIDNGLAFPFKHPDEWRAYPFHWAWLPQAKVPFSQETRDLVLSRISDMNFVQDLCEDLYELFKTDKGFDKTMFEKQMSVMRGQILNLTQALKDGKSPIQLVQMPRVVVERSRGGGQGRVVQLGNAFTQTFHCKRPFFTSW from the exons ATGGCGGAGGCGGCGGCCGGTCTGGCGGCGCTCAGGCCGGGCGGAGCCGCTCGAGTCGAGGCAGCGGAGGAGAGCGACGCCGCGCTGCTGGAGCCGGAGCTCTGCGGGGAGgaggcgctgctgctgctgcctgaGCAGGACGCGCCGTCTCCGCGGAGAGAGCGGTGGAGCAGGCGGGGCGGCCGGAGCTCCTCATCGGACAGAGAGACACTGGCCTCCCCGG GTAACAGCAGCGGAGATTTTAACCATTTCCCAGAAGACCCTGTGTTTGGAGAGATAGTGCAGCGGGCGGAGCAAGCCATCGAGAGCGGTGTGTTTCCTGAGAGGATCTCGCAGGGTTCCAGCGGGAGCTACTTCGTTAAAGACCCTAAAGGG aaAATCATTGCCGTGTTTAAACCAAAATCGGAGGAGCCTTACGGCCACCTGAACCCTAAATGGACCAAATACTTCCACAAGGTGTGCTGCCCCTGCTGCTTTGGCCGGGGCTGCCTCGTGCCCAATCAGGGCTACCTCTCCGAGGCTGCTGCCTCACTCGTTGACCAAAAACTCAGCCTTGAGATCGTCCCCAAAACCAAG GTCGTCTCTCTCGCCAGCGAGACGTTCCACTATAATGCGATCGACCGGGCCAAGTCTCGGGGGAAGAAATACGCTCTGGAGAAAGTTCCCAAAGTGGGCCGTCGGTTCCACCGGGTCGGCCTGCCCCCCAAG gtTGGGTCGTTCCAGCTCTTTGTTGAAGGTTATCAAGAAGCTGATTATTGGCTGCGGAAGTTTGAGGCAGAGCCTCTTCCGGAGAACATGAGGAAGCAGCTGCAGTCTCAGTTTGAGAGACTCGTGGTTCTGGACTACGTGATCAGAAACACAG ACCGAGGAAACGACAACTGGCTGATCAAATATGAGAAGGCAGGAGATGAAGCCCCGTCAGAGAAG GGAAGTGAATGGAGTGAACCCAAAGACTGTGCGATTCAGATCGCCGCGATAGATAACGGCCTGGCCTTTCCCTTCAAACACCCTGATGAGTGGAGAGCCT ACCCGTTCCACTGGGCGTGGCTCCCTCAGGCCAAAGTGCCGTTCTCCCAGGAGACCAGAGACCTGGTTCTGTCCCGAATCTCCGACATGAACTTCGTACAGGACCTCTGTGAGGACCTCTATGAGCTCTTTAAG ACCGATAAGGGCTTCGACAAAACCATGTTTGAGAAGCAGATGTCCGTAATGAGGGGGCAG ATCCTGAACCTCACACAGGCTCTGAAGGACGGCAAGAGCCCCATCCAGCTGGTCCAGATGCCACGGGTGGTGGTGGAACGCAGCCGAGGCGGCGGCCAGGGACGGGTGGTCCAGTTGGGCAATGCCTTCACCCAAACGTTCCACTGTAAAAGACCCTTCTTCACCTCCTGGTGA